The following coding sequences lie in one Cyanobacterium sp. Dongsha4 genomic window:
- a CDS encoding RrF2 family transcriptional regulator: protein MKLTTKGHYAVKALLDLSLSPLNQPISVSKIANRQNIPAPYLEKILIQIRRAGLIKSIRGSQGGYQLAISPEKISLGEILTAVGDKIEPLPNVDNIADSPEDWVTVTLWKRLNRKLKEAVFEISLADLYYDARSRQADLGEGNNFIV from the coding sequence ATGAAATTAACCACAAAGGGACACTATGCAGTGAAAGCACTATTAGATTTAAGCCTGAGTCCTCTCAATCAACCAATATCTGTTAGCAAAATTGCTAATCGTCAAAATATACCTGCACCTTATTTAGAGAAAATATTAATTCAAATACGTCGTGCTGGTTTAATAAAATCCATTAGAGGTTCACAAGGGGGTTATCAACTAGCAATTTCTCCTGAAAAGATTTCTTTGGGGGAAATTTTGACAGCAGTGGGTGATAAGATAGAGCCTTTACCAAATGTAGATAACATAGCCGATTCACCAGAAGACTGGGTAACAGTTACTTTATGGAAGCGTTTAAATCGCAAGTTAAAAGAGGCGGTTTTCGAGATTTCCTTGGCAGATTTATATTATGATGCCCGTAGTCGTCAGGCTGATTTGGGAGAGGGCAATAATTTTATTGTTTGA
- a CDS encoding family 10 glycosylhydrolase encodes MRKLSWLNISLSFISLISQTLFQLPSYGVTNTYCQLDQNSINIKNNLREKAISGDNNAQREYQQIIQQHSQQLNNCRRNHWLKEQAIWLRLYPCDAKAGSIDRVLDQIVNLGYNTVYLEVFFDGRVLLPKNGNFTAWDSVLDAPGYENRDLYAETLEKARQRGLKIYAWLFSLNFGYVYAQRSDRTSVLARNGKGENSIDFVHDQSQAFVDPYNRQARQDYSQMLQAILQRRPDGVLFDYIRYPRGSGNESVVGKVKDLWIYSSASKETLLNRATNKQGRWLLERYITKGSINGNDIEEMKRLYPDEKTPLWQGRNPNAPNNLSNLQIEIWYFTVAHAAQGVIDFLDFVSSQVQQRGIPAGAVFFPDGNQVVGEIGFDSRLQPWDSFSPRIEWHPMSYALCGSPKCIVDQVKRVTQASAQDSNVKPVLAGFWGRNDGKRPSLESQMEGIRNSVKGVQSVSHFAYSWLEPEHTRERQSCNF; translated from the coding sequence ATGCGCAAACTCTCTTGGTTAAATATTAGTCTCAGTTTCATTTCCCTTATTAGTCAAACCTTATTTCAGTTACCTAGCTATGGAGTTACTAATACTTATTGTCAATTAGATCAAAACTCCATCAACATCAAAAATAACTTAAGGGAAAAAGCAATTTCTGGAGACAATAATGCCCAAAGAGAATACCAACAGATTATTCAACAACATAGCCAACAACTAAATAATTGTCGTCGTAATCATTGGCTAAAAGAACAAGCCATCTGGTTAAGACTTTACCCCTGCGATGCAAAAGCTGGTTCAATCGATCGCGTTTTAGATCAAATTGTTAATTTAGGTTATAATACCGTTTATTTAGAAGTATTTTTTGATGGTAGAGTATTACTACCTAAAAATGGAAATTTCACAGCATGGGATAGTGTTTTAGACGCTCCGGGGTACGAAAATAGAGATTTATATGCGGAAACTTTAGAAAAAGCTAGACAAAGAGGCTTAAAAATTTATGCTTGGTTATTTAGTCTCAATTTTGGTTATGTTTATGCTCAAAGAAGCGATCGCACCTCTGTATTAGCTCGTAATGGTAAAGGAGAAAATAGCATAGACTTTGTTCATGATCAATCACAGGCTTTTGTAGATCCCTATAATCGTCAAGCAAGACAAGACTATAGCCAAATGTTACAAGCTATATTGCAACGTCGCCCTGATGGGGTGTTATTCGACTATATTCGTTATCCTCGTGGTAGTGGCAATGAATCGGTGGTGGGCAAAGTTAAAGATTTATGGATTTATAGCTCTGCCTCCAAAGAAACCTTATTAAATAGGGCAACAAATAAACAAGGAAGATGGTTATTAGAAAGATACATTACTAAAGGCTCAATCAATGGTAATGACATAGAAGAAATGAAAAGACTATACCCAGATGAAAAAACTCCCCTTTGGCAAGGGAGAAATCCTAACGCCCCCAACAATTTAAGTAACTTACAGATTGAAATTTGGTACTTTACTGTTGCCCATGCCGCCCAAGGAGTCATTGATTTTCTCGACTTTGTCTCAAGCCAAGTTCAACAAAGAGGAATACCCGCAGGAGCAGTATTTTTTCCAGACGGTAATCAAGTGGTAGGAGAAATTGGTTTTGACTCTCGTTTACAACCTTGGGATAGTTTTTCTCCTCGTATAGAATGGCATCCCATGTCTTATGCTCTATGTGGTAGTCCCAAATGTATCGTTGATCAAGTAAAAAGGGTAACTCAAGCCTCAGCACAAGATAGCAATGTAAAACCCGTATTAGCAGGATTTTGGGGGAGAAACGATGGCAAACGCCCCTCTTTAGAATCTCAAATGGAAGGCATTAGAAACTCAGTAAAAGGAGTACAATCTGTTAGTCACTTCGCTTACTCATGGTTAGAACCTGAACACACCAGAGAAAGACAAAGTTGTAATTTTTAA
- a CDS encoding CocE/NonD family hydrolase produces the protein MSIIKTTQSFSTRNGIKLVSDIYRPNTSEKLPVLLMRQPYGRAIASTVVYAHPRWYANHGYIVVIQDIRGRGDSEGEFRLFESEIEDGYDTLDWIANLEGSNGNVGMYGFSYQGMTQLYAAISQHPALKTICPAMIGYDLYTDWAYENGAFCYQLNLAWAIQLAAETARLKRDLYAYKTLYLASRNLPIYDIPITVDEALRKYCPSNFYYQWLSNTENNEYWQKLSPKTYFQYIDLPMLHIGGWFDAYLRGTLNLYQEMKTKSKFQQCLIVGVWGHIPWGNTLGSRSFSNSANSNIDQMQIAWFDKYLKGIENNYLPKENITLFQMGSNKWITKDNLNSRKNKYLYLKSTGLANIKDNDGLLLANNQETHHFQQDIIVQDFWRNVPSLGGHSFVPSGVFNRSELDNRSDIVTYTSNFLTEDFEIIGDIELEIFAQSDKDSFDLSAILSQVFPDGKVYNFTQGHIRIIQNNCEQPIKFKLQPTCIKLEKNTALRLSISTTNFPAYLVNTGDKKNYNHSFLNLETTPLTVNIFSGKDKPSKIIFNT, from the coding sequence ATGTCCATTATCAAAACAACTCAATCATTTTCCACTCGTAATGGCATTAAATTAGTATCTGACATTTATCGCCCCAATACCTCAGAAAAATTGCCCGTTTTACTAATGCGTCAACCCTACGGACGTGCGATCGCATCTACTGTAGTTTATGCCCATCCTCGTTGGTATGCAAATCATGGTTATATAGTTGTGATTCAAGACATAAGAGGAAGAGGAGATTCTGAAGGAGAATTTAGGTTATTTGAATCGGAAATTGAAGATGGTTACGATACCCTTGACTGGATAGCAAACTTAGAGGGTAGCAATGGCAATGTGGGAATGTACGGTTTTTCCTATCAGGGAATGACACAATTGTATGCGGCAATTAGTCAACATCCTGCCTTAAAAACCATTTGCCCAGCAATGATTGGCTATGATTTATACACCGATTGGGCTTATGAAAATGGAGCTTTTTGTTATCAATTAAACTTAGCATGGGCGATTCAATTAGCCGCAGAAACTGCCCGTTTAAAAAGAGATTTATATGCTTATAAAACCCTTTATTTAGCCAGTCGGAATCTACCTATTTATGATATACCTATTACCGTTGATGAAGCCTTAAGAAAATATTGTCCCAGTAATTTTTATTATCAATGGTTAAGTAATACAGAAAATAACGAATATTGGCAAAAACTCTCCCCCAAAACTTATTTTCAATATATAGATTTACCCATGCTTCATATTGGTGGTTGGTTTGACGCTTATTTGCGAGGTACACTGAATTTATATCAAGAAATGAAAACTAAAAGTAAATTTCAACAGTGCTTAATAGTTGGTGTTTGGGGTCATATTCCTTGGGGAAATACCCTTGGTTCTCGCTCATTTTCTAACTCTGCTAATTCTAATATTGATCAAATGCAAATAGCTTGGTTTGACAAATATTTAAAAGGTATTGAAAATAATTATTTACCAAAAGAAAATATTACTTTATTTCAAATGGGTAGCAATAAATGGATAACTAAAGATAATTTAAACAGTAGAAAAAATAAGTATTTATATTTAAAAAGTACAGGATTAGCTAATATCAAAGATAATGATGGTTTATTATTAGCAAATAACCAAGAAACTCATCACTTTCAACAAGATATAATTGTGCAAGATTTTTGGCGAAATGTTCCAAGTTTAGGAGGTCATAGTTTTGTACCAAGTGGTGTTTTTAACAGATCTGAATTAGATAATCGCAGTGATATTGTTACCTATACCTCTAACTTTTTAACTGAAGATTTTGAAATTATTGGAGATATAGAATTAGAAATTTTTGCTCAAAGTGATAAAGACAGTTTTGACTTATCAGCAATTTTATCTCAGGTATTTCCTGATGGTAAAGTTTATAATTTTACCCAAGGGCATATTAGAATTATTCAAAACAATTGTGAGCAACCGATTAAGTTTAAATTACAGCCAACTTGTATAAAATTAGAAAAAAATACAGCTCTGCGTCTAAGTATTAGCACAACTAATTTTCCTGCTTATTTGGTAAATACAGGAGATAAGAAAAACTATAATCATTCATTCCTAAATTTAGAAACTACTCCATTAACAGTAAATATATTTTCAGGGAAAGACAAGCCGTCTAAAATAATATTCAATACTTAA
- a CDS encoding GTP-binding protein produces the protein MTTVESVTNSDHGMDAPKHGLPVTIITGFLGSGKTTLLNHILQNQQGVKTAVLVNEFGEIGIDNDLIIASDDSMVELSNGCICCTINTDLIDAVYRVLEREEKIDYLVVETTGVADPLPVALTFLGTELRDMTRLDSIVTVVDSENFSLDLFNSEAAYNQIAYGDIILLNKTDLVDSADVDLLEVRLRDIKKDARILRTAKSQVPLPLILSVGLFESDKYYNSDNSSHDHEHDHHHHDHDHHHHEEHNHHHHDHDHDHHHHSDHLENDGFVSVSFVSDKPFYIRKLQDFLDNKLPANVFRAKGVLWFKESPDRHIFHLSGKRFTIEDDVWKPNQTKQNKLVFIGQDIDCDRILTQLQQCVVD, from the coding sequence ATGACCACTGTAGAATCAGTAACAAATTCAGATCATGGTATGGATGCTCCTAAACATGGTTTACCCGTGACTATCATTACAGGATTTTTAGGTAGCGGCAAAACAACTTTACTTAACCACATTTTACAGAATCAACAAGGTGTTAAAACCGCAGTTTTAGTTAATGAATTTGGTGAAATTGGTATTGATAATGATTTAATTATTGCCAGTGATGACTCTATGGTAGAGTTGAGCAATGGTTGTATTTGTTGTACTATTAACACCGATTTAATTGATGCAGTTTATCGGGTATTAGAAAGAGAAGAAAAAATAGATTATTTAGTCGTAGAAACTACTGGTGTAGCTGATCCTTTACCTGTAGCTTTAACTTTTTTGGGGACAGAATTAAGAGACATGACAAGGTTAGATTCTATTGTCACAGTGGTGGATAGTGAGAATTTTAGCCTTGATTTATTCAACAGTGAAGCGGCGTATAATCAAATTGCCTATGGTGATATTATTTTGCTCAACAAAACTGATTTAGTTGATTCTGCCGATGTTGATTTATTAGAAGTAAGACTTAGAGACATTAAAAAAGATGCGAGGATTTTACGTACAGCTAAATCTCAAGTGCCTTTACCTTTAATTCTTAGTGTGGGTTTATTTGAGTCTGATAAATACTATAATTCTGACAATAGCAGTCATGACCATGAACATGATCACCATCACCACGATCATGACCATCACCATCATGAGGAACATAATCACCATCACCACGATCACGATCATGACCATCATCATCATTCTGATCACTTAGAAAATGATGGTTTTGTTTCCGTATCTTTTGTTAGTGATAAGCCTTTTTATATCCGTAAATTACAAGATTTTCTTGATAATAAGTTACCTGCTAACGTTTTTCGAGCAAAAGGTGTATTATGGTTCAAAGAAAGTCCCGATCGCCACATTTTTCATTTAAGTGGTAAGCGTTTCACCATTGAAGATGATGTCTGGAAACCCAATCAAACCAAACAAAATAAATTAGTTTTTATTGGACAAGATATAGATTGCGATCGCATCTTAACTCAATTACAGCAATGTGTGGTTGATTAA
- the glmM gene encoding phosphoglucosamine mutase, producing the protein MVVSFSRPQGEVKNTHFQALPAKLFGTDGIRGKVGDLLTANLALEVGLAAGKVFQDYHSTSGVVIIGQDSRNSSDMLSMAIASGLTSMGLEVWNVGLCPTPCVAYLAKTTEAIGGVMISASHNPPQDNGIKFFGDKGTKLDTILTGAIEKTIRQHVSGDINLQGGKCGHIRQYHDLTQNYASFLQDSIPNHLDFSGIKIVLDLAWGASVELAPSMFKALGAEVICLNSQADGDRINVNCGSTHLEQLKQAVKDHQADIGYAFDGDADRVMAVDNQGRVVCGDYILYLWGKYLQNKGLLPNNLLIGTVMANLGFEMAWQKLGGKLTRTAVGDQNVQAAMWETGAMLGGEQSGHILCHHHHFSGDGIQTALQLTALVRQEGNCLKSLVNDSFTPYPQVLKNVRVEDREKRLNWQDNDTIQSAIASAESAMGDQGRVLVRASGTEPLIRVMVEAQNCDLVNYWTNHLVKVVEDNLA; encoded by the coding sequence ATGGTTGTCTCTTTCTCTCGACCTCAAGGGGAGGTCAAAAACACTCATTTTCAGGCTTTACCAGCGAAATTATTTGGCACGGATGGTATTAGAGGCAAAGTAGGAGATTTATTAACAGCTAACTTAGCTTTAGAAGTAGGTTTGGCGGCGGGAAAGGTTTTTCAAGACTATCATTCTACTTCTGGGGTGGTCATTATTGGGCAAGATTCTCGTAATTCTAGTGATATGTTAAGTATGGCGATCGCATCTGGCTTAACTTCTATGGGTTTAGAGGTCTGGAATGTGGGTTTGTGTCCTACTCCCTGTGTGGCTTATTTAGCAAAAACAACGGAAGCCATTGGTGGTGTGATGATTTCTGCTAGTCATAATCCCCCTCAAGATAATGGAATTAAATTTTTTGGCGACAAAGGAACGAAGTTAGATACTATTTTAACAGGTGCGATCGAAAAGACCATTCGTCAACACGTTTCAGGAGACATTAACCTACAAGGAGGAAAATGTGGTCATATTCGCCAATATCATGATTTAACTCAAAATTACGCTTCTTTTCTGCAAGATTCTATTCCTAATCATCTCGATTTTTCAGGTATCAAAATTGTTTTAGATTTAGCATGGGGAGCATCGGTAGAGTTAGCCCCTTCAATGTTTAAGGCTTTGGGTGCAGAGGTTATCTGTTTAAATTCCCAAGCAGATGGCGATCGCATCAACGTTAACTGTGGTTCAACCCATTTAGAGCAGTTAAAACAAGCAGTAAAAGATCACCAAGCCGATATTGGTTATGCCTTTGACGGAGATGCAGATCGAGTTATGGCGGTAGATAATCAAGGGCGAGTAGTCTGTGGAGACTATATTCTTTACCTCTGGGGTAAATATTTACAGAATAAGGGTTTACTGCCCAACAACCTTTTAATTGGCACAGTTATGGCAAATTTGGGGTTTGAGATGGCATGGCAAAAATTAGGTGGAAAATTGACACGCACCGCCGTAGGAGATCAAAATGTACAAGCGGCCATGTGGGAAACAGGGGCAATGTTAGGAGGAGAACAATCTGGACATATTCTCTGTCACCATCATCATTTTTCAGGAGATGGTATTCAAACTGCCCTACAATTAACCGCCCTCGTACGTCAAGAAGGAAATTGTCTCAAATCTTTAGTTAATGATAGCTTTACTCCCTATCCTCAAGTTTTAAAGAATGTGCGGGTAGAAGACCGAGAAAAACGTCTTAATTGGCAAGATAATGATACAATTCAAAGTGCGATCGCATCTGCTGAATCAGCTATGGGTGATCAAGGGAGAGTCTTAGTAAGAGCCTCTGGCACAGAACCCTTAATTCGAGTCATGGTAGAAGCCCAAAATTGTGATTTAGTTAACTACTGGACAAATCACTTAGTTAAAGTAGTAGAAGATAATTTGGCTTAA
- the wecB gene encoding non-hydrolyzing UDP-N-acetylglucosamine 2-epimerase produces MTFSKKTICITLGTRPEAIKLAPVIKCFQNTEDFDTKVILTGQHREMVAQVMDLFDLNADFDLDIMQTKQTLGDITCRSLQGLEKIYQDIKPDLVITQGDTTTAFAASLAAFYQQIPVGHVEAGLRTDNIYNPFPEEANRRLISQIAQLHFAPTTLAVENLHKSGVTGEIHHTGNTVIDALLSVAQKNPPCDVEGLDWNKYRVLLVTVHRRENWGEPLQDIISGLKLILTKFPDTAILLPLHRNPIVREPLQKQLGDHERVFLTEPLDYKELVGAIKRCFLLLTDSGGIQEEAPSLGKPVLVLRETTERPEAVIAGTAKLIGTKAEQILFSGSELLDSDNNYRQMAEAINPFGDGKASQRILDIVRKYFLM; encoded by the coding sequence ATGACATTCTCCAAAAAAACAATTTGTATCACTCTTGGCACTCGTCCCGAAGCCATCAAATTAGCACCAGTAATTAAGTGTTTTCAAAATACAGAAGATTTTGATACTAAGGTGATTTTGACTGGACAACACCGAGAAATGGTGGCACAGGTTATGGACTTATTTGATTTGAATGCAGATTTTGATCTCGATATTATGCAAACAAAACAGACTCTAGGAGATATTACTTGTCGCAGTTTACAAGGGTTAGAAAAAATATATCAAGACATTAAGCCTGATTTAGTCATTACTCAAGGGGATACAACAACGGCTTTTGCGGCAAGTTTGGCGGCATTTTATCAACAAATACCTGTGGGTCATGTGGAGGCTGGTTTACGTACAGATAACATTTATAATCCTTTTCCAGAAGAGGCAAATCGCCGTTTAATATCTCAAATTGCACAATTACATTTTGCTCCAACGACTTTGGCAGTGGAAAATTTACATAAGTCAGGGGTAACAGGGGAAATTCACCACACGGGAAATACTGTTATTGATGCTTTATTGTCTGTTGCTCAAAAAAATCCTCCTTGCGATGTTGAAGGTTTAGATTGGAATAAATACCGAGTTTTATTAGTTACAGTTCATCGCCGAGAAAATTGGGGTGAACCTTTGCAAGATATAATTTCAGGTTTAAAGTTAATCCTTACTAAATTTCCTGATACTGCAATTTTGTTACCTTTGCATCGTAACCCTATTGTAAGAGAACCTTTGCAAAAACAATTAGGTGATCATGAAAGGGTGTTTTTAACAGAGCCTTTAGATTATAAAGAATTAGTGGGTGCAATAAAACGTTGTTTTTTACTATTAACTGATTCGGGAGGTATTCAGGAAGAAGCCCCCAGTTTAGGAAAACCTGTTCTAGTTTTACGAGAAACGACGGAAAGACCAGAGGCGGTTATTGCTGGAACGGCAAAACTGATAGGAACTAAGGCGGAGCAAATACTTTTTTCTGGCAGTGAATTATTGGACAGTGACAATAATTATCGGCAAATGGCGGAGGCAATTAATCCTTTTGGAGATGGTAAGGCTAGTCAAAGGATATTAGATATTGTTCGCAAATATTTTTTAATGTAA
- a CDS encoding mechanosensitive ion channel family protein gives MISEQIINKLVEVGTTVGLKILTALIIFLIGLQVAKWIKNLLETALTKKEVESTLVKFLGKILYIALISFVIIIALNQAGVAVTSIIAIFGAASLTVGLALQGSLSSLAAGISLIILRPFKIGDLIDGGGSFGIVEEVGLFNTTIKTLDNLTIIIPNDKIRNEKIINYSLKPIRRVDLVVGIGYGDDIDKAKQLVKEILSNDSRILANPAFTIHLFELADSSVNFAVRPWVKTSDYWDTYCDLTETIKKRFDEEGINIPFPQRDVHIYNHN, from the coding sequence ATGATTTCGGAACAAATAATCAACAAATTAGTCGAAGTAGGCACTACTGTCGGCTTGAAAATCCTTACAGCTTTAATTATCTTTCTTATCGGCTTACAGGTAGCAAAATGGATTAAAAATTTACTCGAAACAGCATTAACCAAGAAAGAAGTTGAGTCAACCTTAGTTAAATTTCTCGGAAAAATTCTTTATATTGCCCTTATTTCTTTTGTCATAATCATTGCTTTAAATCAAGCTGGAGTAGCTGTAACATCGATTATTGCTATTTTTGGTGCGGCTAGTTTAACCGTTGGTTTAGCGTTACAAGGTTCACTCTCTAGTTTAGCGGCTGGAATTTCTCTGATTATACTTCGTCCTTTCAAAATAGGTGATCTCATTGATGGAGGGGGAAGTTTTGGTATTGTGGAAGAAGTAGGTTTGTTTAATACAACTATCAAAACTTTAGATAATTTAACTATTATCATTCCCAATGATAAAATTCGTAATGAGAAAATCATCAACTACTCTCTCAAACCCATTCGTCGAGTTGATTTAGTCGTTGGCATTGGTTATGGGGACGATATAGACAAAGCAAAACAGTTAGTAAAAGAGATTTTAAGTAATGATTCCCGCATTTTAGCTAATCCAGCTTTTACTATTCATTTGTTTGAATTAGCGGATAGCAGTGTTAATTTTGCGGTACGCCCTTGGGTGAAAACTTCTGATTACTGGGATACTTACTGTGATTTAACGGAAACCATTAAGAAACGTTTTGATGAAGAAGGCATTAATATTCCCTTTCCCCAAAGAGATGTTCATATTTACAACCATAATTAA
- a CDS encoding ABC transporter ATP-binding protein, with the protein MTNLLEVQDVYAGYIKDLNILQGINFCIESHELVTVIGPNGAGKSTLAKTIFGLLTPNEGKIIFKGENITGLKPNEIVKLGMCYVPQIVNVFPSLTIEENLEMGAYILSGSSKRQKDLIYTMFPKLKERARQKAGTLSGGERQMLAMGRALMLDPDLLILDEPSAALSPILVSSVFEQIKAINEAGKAIILVEQNAKKALMMAHRGYVLESGKDAIEGKGSDLLNNPQVGELYLGTSHN; encoded by the coding sequence ATGACAAATTTACTAGAAGTTCAGGACGTTTACGCAGGATATATCAAAGATTTAAACATTTTACAAGGGATTAATTTTTGCATCGAATCCCATGAATTAGTAACGGTAATTGGGCCTAATGGTGCAGGAAAATCTACTTTGGCTAAAACCATTTTTGGTTTGTTAACTCCTAATGAGGGAAAAATTATTTTTAAGGGAGAAAATATTACAGGTTTAAAACCTAATGAAATCGTTAAATTGGGGATGTGTTATGTGCCTCAAATAGTTAATGTTTTTCCTAGTTTAACCATAGAAGAAAATTTAGAAATGGGGGCTTATATTCTTTCTGGAAGCAGTAAGAGACAAAAAGATTTAATCTATACAATGTTTCCCAAATTGAAAGAAAGAGCAAGGCAAAAAGCTGGTACTTTGTCTGGAGGAGAAAGGCAAATGTTAGCTATGGGAAGGGCTTTAATGTTAGATCCTGATTTACTAATTTTAGATGAACCATCCGCCGCTTTGTCACCCATTTTAGTAAGCAGTGTTTTTGAACAAATTAAAGCTATTAATGAAGCAGGAAAAGCCATTATTTTAGTAGAACAAAATGCTAAAAAAGCTCTCATGATGGCACATCGTGGTTATGTTTTAGAAAGTGGAAAAGATGCGATCGAAGGTAAGGGAAGTGATTTATTAAATAATCCTCAAGTGGGAGAATTATATTTAGGTACAAGCCACAATTAA
- a CDS encoding indolepyruvate ferredoxin oxidoreductase subunit alpha → MPHTIVTDVCEGIADCVSACPVACIHEGPSKNIKGTDWYWIDFDTCIDCGICLQVCPVEGAILAEERPELQKTPV, encoded by the coding sequence TTGCCACACACTATTGTAACTGACGTTTGCGAAGGGATTGCAGATTGCGTTTCCGCTTGTCCTGTTGCTTGTATTCATGAAGGACCTAGTAAAAATATCAAGGGTACAGATTGGTACTGGATTGATTTTGACACCTGCATTGACTGTGGTATCTGTCTGCAAGTTTGCCCTGTGGAAGGTGCTATTCTAGCAGAAGAGCGTCCAGAATTACAGAAAACCCCTGTTTAG
- a CDS encoding Fur family transcriptional regulator: MKPHGVETKKMRSLKDALNRCQELGLRISRQRRFILELLWEEKNHLCAKEIYEKLSQQGKHIGYTAVYQNLEILSQNGIIECVDRHGSRLYSNLGDEHSHLNIIDTDQIVDIQVELPPDLIKNIEAKTGVKVAHYRIDFYGYKN, from the coding sequence ATGAAACCTCACGGGGTAGAAACAAAAAAAATGCGTTCCCTCAAAGATGCCTTAAATCGTTGTCAAGAATTAGGCTTAAGGATTTCCCGTCAGAGACGCTTTATTCTTGAATTGTTGTGGGAGGAGAAAAATCATCTCTGTGCCAAGGAAATTTACGAAAAGTTAAGTCAACAGGGTAAGCATATAGGTTATACTGCGGTTTACCAAAATTTAGAAATTCTTTCTCAAAATGGAATAATTGAATGTGTTGATAGACATGGAAGCCGACTTTACAGCAACTTAGGGGATGAGCATAGTCATCTTAACATTATTGATACAGACCAAATTGTTGATATTCAAGTAGAATTACCCCCTGATTTAATTAAAAATATTGAAGCAAAAACGGGGGTAAAAGTAGCTCATTATCGTATTGATTTCTATGGTTATAAAAATTAA
- the dxr gene encoding 1-deoxy-D-xylulose-5-phosphate reductoisomerase, which produces MKLITILGSTGSIGTQTLDIVRDHPDKFKVVGLAAGNNISLLAEQIREFKPEIVAIRDSNKLSELKDVITSVSPQPILLAGEEAICEVASYGEAQSVVTGIVGCAGLLPTIAAIKAKKDIALANKETLIAGGPVVLPLIEKYGVKLLPADSEHSAIFQCLQGVPERGLRRIILTASGGSFRDLPVEKLASVTVQDALKHPNWSMGQKITIDSATLMNKGLEVIEAHFLFGLDYENIDIVIHPQSIIHSLIELEDTSVLAQLGWADMRLPLLYALSYPDRISTNWKALDLVQVGSLTFREPDHNKYPCMQLAYEAGKAGGCMPAVLNAANEQAVALFLQEKITFLDIPRLIELVCDRFSNDNRPNPSLEDILHADSWAREAVVEQVSVLA; this is translated from the coding sequence ATGAAATTAATTACTATACTAGGTTCTACAGGTTCAATTGGGACTCAAACATTGGATATAGTTAGAGACCATCCTGATAAATTTAAAGTAGTGGGATTAGCCGCAGGAAATAATATTAGTCTTTTAGCAGAACAAATTCGAGAATTTAAACCAGAAATTGTCGCCATTCGTGATAGTAATAAATTATCAGAATTAAAAGATGTTATAACTTCTGTTTCTCCTCAACCTATTCTTTTAGCAGGAGAAGAGGCGATTTGTGAGGTGGCTAGTTACGGTGAAGCTCAAAGTGTTGTAACGGGAATTGTCGGTTGTGCAGGGCTATTACCCACTATTGCGGCGATTAAAGCGAAAAAAGATATTGCCTTAGCCAACAAAGAAACCTTAATTGCTGGAGGTCCTGTTGTATTACCGTTAATTGAAAAATACGGGGTAAAATTGTTACCTGCTGACTCGGAACATTCGGCTATTTTTCAGTGTTTACAGGGTGTTCCTGAAAGAGGATTAAGACGTATTATTTTAACTGCATCTGGGGGATCATTCCGTGATTTACCTGTAGAAAAATTGGCTTCTGTGACGGTGCAAGATGCTTTAAAACATCCTAATTGGTCTATGGGTCAAAAAATTACGATTGACTCGGCTACTCTAATGAATAAAGGTTTAGAGGTTATTGAAGCACATTTTCTCTTTGGTTTAGACTATGAGAATATAGATATTGTTATTCATCCTCAAAGTATCATTCATTCTTTAATTGAATTAGAAGATACATCAGTATTAGCTCAATTAGGATGGGCGGATATGCGTTTACCTTTACTTTATGCTTTGTCGTATCCCGATCGCATCTCTACTAATTGGAAAGCCCTAGATTTAGTACAAGTAGGTAGTTTGACCTTCCGTGAACCTGATCATAATAAATATCCTTGTATGCAATTAGCCTATGAAGCAGGAAAAGCAGGAGGTTGTATGCCTGCGGTCTTAAATGCGGCAAATGAACAGGCTGTAGCGTTATTCTTACAGGAAAAAATTACTTTCTTGGATATTCCCCGTTTAATTGAATTAGTGTGCGATCGCTTCTCCAATGATAACAGACCTAATCCTAGTTTAGAGGATATTCTACACGCTGACAGTTGGGCAAGAGAGGCGGTTGTAGAACAGGTTTCTGTTTTAGCATAA